In a genomic window of Variovorax paradoxus:
- a CDS encoding tetratricopeptide repeat protein, whose protein sequence is MTTFSFQVPTALEYFESLVQSDEQFPLLEAAASIAQDEYPDLDVQQVLGDVDQLLARLKRRLPADAAPLARLRALNQFFFNDLNFGGNVNDYYDPDNSYLNAVLRTRRGIPISLAVLWMELAQGLGLQARGIGFPGHFMLKVTLPKGQVVIDPFTGKSLSREELSERLEPYKRGNGLVGEFDVPLGLYLQPASSREIIGRMLRNLKEVHRAQEDWQRLICVLDRIIALLPEAWGEYRDRGIAHAEQGSTAAAVRDLEAYLAHAEDALDIDAIAERVAALRRAAS, encoded by the coding sequence ATGACGACGTTCAGCTTCCAGGTCCCCACCGCACTCGAGTATTTCGAGTCGCTCGTGCAGAGCGACGAGCAGTTCCCGCTGCTCGAGGCCGCCGCCAGCATCGCGCAGGACGAATACCCCGACCTAGACGTCCAGCAGGTGCTCGGCGACGTCGACCAGCTGCTGGCCCGCCTCAAGCGCCGCCTGCCGGCCGACGCCGCGCCGCTCGCGCGGCTGCGCGCGCTCAACCAGTTCTTCTTCAACGACCTGAACTTCGGCGGCAACGTCAACGACTACTACGACCCCGACAACAGCTACCTCAACGCGGTGCTGCGCACGCGCCGCGGCATCCCGATCTCGCTCGCGGTGCTGTGGATGGAGCTGGCGCAGGGCCTGGGGCTGCAGGCGCGCGGCATCGGTTTCCCGGGGCACTTCATGCTCAAGGTGACGCTGCCCAAGGGGCAGGTGGTGATCGACCCCTTCACCGGCAAGTCGCTCTCGCGCGAGGAGCTCAGCGAGCGGCTCGAGCCCTACAAGCGCGGCAACGGCCTGGTCGGCGAATTCGACGTGCCGCTGGGCCTGTACCTGCAGCCCGCGAGCTCGCGCGAGATCATCGGCCGCATGCTGCGCAACCTGAAGGAAGTGCACCGCGCGCAGGAGGACTGGCAGCGCCTGATCTGCGTGCTCGACCGCATCATCGCGCTGCTGCCCGAGGCCTGGGGCGAGTACCGCGACCGCGGCATCGCCCATGCCGAGCAGGGCAGCACGGCCGCCGCGGTGCGCGACCTCGAGGCCTACCTGGCGCACGCCGAGGACGCGCTCGACATCGACGCCATCGCGGAGCGCGTGGCCGCGCTGCGGCGCGCGGCCAGCTGA
- a CDS encoding VOC family protein — translation MATRAGPTGAPALGAVHGFHGMEPVLPVADVGRAARWFCEVLGFELDFIAGEPPSYGRVKQLPAGAGQPIYLRLWQTGTREPRPWRGEFVIQVGHDIDGLHAAYLKRGVTVIEAPVSQPWGTREFAIREPDGHVLRFCGRP, via the coding sequence ATGGCCACCCGGGCGGGCCCCACCGGCGCGCCCGCCCTCGGCGCCGTGCACGGCTTCCATGGCATGGAGCCGGTGCTGCCGGTGGCCGACGTCGGCCGCGCCGCGCGCTGGTTCTGCGAGGTGCTGGGCTTCGAGCTCGACTTCATCGCGGGCGAGCCGCCGAGCTACGGCCGCGTCAAGCAGCTGCCGGCCGGCGCCGGCCAGCCGATCTACCTGCGCCTGTGGCAGACCGGCACGCGCGAGCCGCGTCCGTGGCGCGGCGAGTTCGTGATCCAGGTCGGCCACGACATCGACGGCCTGCATGCCGCCTACCTCAAGCGCGGCGTCACGGTCATCGAGGCACCGGTGTCGCAGCCCTGGGGCACGCGCGAGTTCGCGATCCGCGAGCCCGACGGGCATGTGCTGCGCTTCTGCGGCCGCCCGTAG
- a CDS encoding YciI family protein — translation MRFMILVKANADSEAGVMPSTEILTAMGKYNEELVKAGVLLAGEGLHPSSKGVRVRCEGPTKRTVIDGPFAETKELLAGFWLFQVKSKEEAIEWIKRSPFQEGEIEIRQVFEAADFGDSMTPELLAQEDRLRAETEARTQGGH, via the coding sequence ATGCGATTCATGATTCTGGTCAAGGCCAATGCGGATTCCGAAGCCGGCGTGATGCCCAGCACCGAGATCCTCACCGCGATGGGCAAGTACAACGAGGAACTGGTGAAGGCCGGCGTGCTGCTGGCCGGCGAGGGCCTGCATCCCAGCTCGAAGGGCGTGCGCGTGCGCTGCGAGGGCCCGACCAAGCGCACCGTCATCGATGGTCCGTTCGCCGAAACCAAGGAGCTGCTGGCCGGCTTCTGGCTGTTCCAGGTCAAGTCGAAGGAGGAGGCCATCGAGTGGATCAAGCGCAGCCCGTTCCAGGAGGGCGAGATCGAGATCCGCCAAGTGTTCGAGGCCGCCGACTTCGGCGATTCGATGACGCCCGAGCTGCTCGCGCAGGAAGACCGCCTGCGCGCCGAGACCGAGGCCCGCACCCAGGGCGGCCATTGA
- a CDS encoding YciI family protein has translation MRFMLLMIPHGYENAAPGTIPDDVDAVSAMMAYNASMQEAGILISCDGLHPPSMGARVSFPGRKPTVVDGPFAEAKEVLGGFWIIDVPSRAAAIEWATRCPGGENEVIEVRQIQEVEDYPAEVQALTAEAFPSMQTLKKPAH, from the coding sequence ATGCGATTCATGCTGCTGATGATCCCCCACGGCTACGAGAACGCCGCGCCCGGCACCATCCCCGACGACGTCGACGCGGTGTCGGCCATGATGGCCTACAACGCATCGATGCAGGAGGCCGGCATCCTGATCAGTTGCGACGGCCTGCACCCGCCCTCGATGGGCGCGCGCGTGAGCTTCCCGGGCCGCAAGCCCACGGTGGTCGATGGCCCCTTCGCCGAGGCCAAGGAAGTGCTCGGCGGCTTCTGGATCATCGACGTGCCTTCGCGCGCCGCCGCCATCGAATGGGCCACGCGCTGCCCGGGCGGCGAGAACGAGGTCATCGAGGTGCGCCAGATCCAGGAGGTCGAGGACTATCCGGCCGAGGTGCAGGCGCTGACCGCCGAGGCCTTCCCCTCGATGCAGACCCTCAAGAAGCCCGCCCACTGA
- a CDS encoding RNA polymerase sigma factor — protein sequence MTHDPRTAAIHRTVEAVWRMESAKIIATVARMVRDVGLAEELAQDALVSALEQWSESGVPDNPAAWLTAVAKRRALDRLRHLQLAEHKAGEIGRELDARHEIAQADFAEAVDTALDDDIGDDLLRLVFTACHPVLSTEARVALTLRLLGGLATDEIARAFLVTEPTVAQRIVRAKRTLAEARVPFEVPRRAEFESRLASVLEVLYLIFNEGYAATAGDDWMRPALCEEALRLGRIVAELMPAASEVHGLVALMEIQASRTAARVGPSGEPVLLLEQNRARWDHVLIRRGLAALARAEALGGALGPYALQAAIAACHARARTAEQTDWGRIAALYDALAQLAPSPIVELNRAVALSMAFGPAAGLEVADALLAEPALQGYHLLPTVRGDLLFKLGRLDEARREFERAAGLTRNGREKALLAARARACLG from the coding sequence GTGACCCACGACCCGCGCACCGCCGCGATCCACCGCACCGTCGAGGCGGTGTGGCGCATGGAGTCGGCCAAGATCATCGCCACCGTCGCGCGCATGGTGCGCGACGTGGGCCTGGCCGAGGAACTGGCCCAGGATGCGCTGGTCTCGGCGCTCGAGCAGTGGAGCGAATCGGGCGTGCCCGACAACCCCGCGGCCTGGCTCACCGCCGTGGCCAAGCGCCGCGCGCTCGACCGCCTGCGTCACCTGCAGCTGGCCGAGCACAAGGCCGGCGAGATCGGCCGCGAGCTCGATGCGCGGCACGAGATCGCGCAGGCCGACTTCGCCGAGGCGGTCGACACCGCGCTCGACGACGACATCGGCGACGACCTGCTGCGGCTGGTCTTCACCGCCTGCCACCCGGTGCTGTCGACCGAGGCGCGCGTGGCGCTCACGCTGCGCCTGCTCGGCGGCCTCGCCACCGACGAGATCGCGCGCGCCTTCCTGGTCACCGAGCCCACCGTCGCGCAGCGCATCGTGCGCGCCAAGCGCACCCTGGCCGAGGCGCGCGTGCCCTTCGAGGTGCCGCGTCGCGCCGAGTTCGAATCGCGGCTGGCCTCGGTGCTCGAGGTGCTCTACCTGATCTTCAACGAGGGCTATGCCGCCACCGCGGGCGACGACTGGATGCGCCCCGCGCTGTGCGAGGAGGCGCTGCGCCTGGGCCGCATCGTGGCCGAGCTGATGCCCGCGGCGTCGGAGGTGCACGGGCTGGTCGCGCTGATGGAGATCCAGGCCTCGCGCACCGCCGCGCGCGTCGGGCCTTCGGGCGAGCCGGTGCTGCTGCTCGAGCAGAACCGCGCGCGCTGGGACCACGTGCTGATCCGCCGCGGCCTGGCCGCGCTGGCACGCGCCGAGGCGCTCGGCGGCGCGCTCGGCCCCTATGCGCTGCAGGCCGCCATCGCCGCCTGCCATGCGCGGGCGCGCACGGCCGAGCAGACCGACTGGGGCCGCATCGCCGCGCTCTACGACGCGCTGGCCCAGCTCGCGCCGTCGCCCATCGTCGAGCTCAACCGCGCGGTCGCGCTGTCGATGGCCTTCGGCCCGGCCGCGGGGCTCGAGGTGGCCGATGCGCTGCTGGCCGAGCCCGCGCTGCAGGGCTATCACCTGCTGCCGACGGTGCGTGGCGACCTGCTGTTCAAGCTGGGCCGGCTCGACGAGGCGCGGCGCGAGTTCGAGCGCGCGGCCGGCCTGACGCGCAACGGCCGCGAGAAGGCGCTGCTGGCCGCGCGCGCACGCGCCTGCCTCGGCTGA
- a CDS encoding helix-turn-helix domain-containing protein encodes MDAQPTLIRVVFVLLPGSLVLDWAGPAEALRIANQRLRATGAAPRFAIEFASPRPDTVGSVGIALTGLAPLPDLPVADGSDGAAWVVLVGMPGDTIPIDTPETQDLLHWLRGLRLEAGRLELLTICAGSVLAAHAGALAGRRATTHHHHLDELRAVEPRCEVVGNRVFVLDPPVYSSAGVTTGIDLVLHRIADTCGEALAAQVAQTMVVALRRGPHDPELSPFLAYRNHLHAALHRVQDAVSERPQADWNVPRMAEVAHTSARHLTRLFVEHAGVAPLAYLRRLRLAAAQLALASGASVTRAAELSGFGSDTQLRRAWHQFGLPGSPSDAAGLARG; translated from the coding sequence ATGGACGCACAACCCACCCTGATCCGCGTCGTCTTCGTGCTGCTGCCCGGCAGCCTGGTGCTCGACTGGGCTGGGCCGGCCGAGGCGCTGCGCATCGCCAACCAGCGGCTGCGCGCCACCGGGGCGGCGCCGCGCTTCGCGATCGAGTTCGCGAGCCCGCGGCCCGACACGGTCGGCTCGGTCGGCATCGCGCTGACCGGGCTGGCGCCGCTGCCGGACCTGCCCGTCGCCGATGGCTCCGACGGCGCCGCCTGGGTGGTGCTGGTCGGCATGCCCGGCGACACGATCCCGATCGACACGCCCGAGACCCAGGACCTGCTGCACTGGCTGCGCGGCCTGCGGCTGGAGGCGGGCCGGCTCGAGCTGCTGACCATCTGCGCCGGCAGCGTGCTGGCCGCGCATGCCGGCGCGCTGGCCGGGCGGCGCGCCACCACGCACCACCATCACCTCGACGAGCTGCGCGCCGTGGAGCCGCGCTGCGAGGTGGTGGGCAACCGGGTGTTCGTGCTCGACCCGCCGGTCTACAGCAGCGCCGGCGTCACCACCGGCATCGACCTGGTGCTGCACCGCATCGCCGACACCTGCGGCGAAGCGCTGGCGGCGCAGGTCGCGCAGACCATGGTGGTGGCGCTGCGGCGCGGCCCGCACGACCCCGAGCTGTCGCCCTTCCTGGCCTACCGCAACCATCTGCATGCGGCGCTGCACCGGGTGCAGGACGCGGTCAGCGAACGGCCGCAGGCCGACTGGAACGTGCCGCGCATGGCCGAGGTGGCCCACACCTCGGCGCGGCATCTCACGCGGCTGTTCGTCGAGCACGCGGGCGTGGCGCCGCTGGCCTACCTGCGCCGGCTGCGGCTGGCGGCCGCGCAACTGGCGCTGGCCTCGGGCGCCAGCGTGACGCGGGCGGCCGAGCTGTCGGGCTTCGGTTCCGACACCCAGTTGCGCCGCGCCTGGCACCAGTTCGGGCTGCCGGGTTCGCCGTCGGACGCGGCCGGGCTGGCGCGCGGCTGA
- a CDS encoding DJ-1/PfpI family protein, which yields MSSSPGAALRVLILAFDGIEALDFAGPFEVFTTASRVHRRLRPDEPAPFEVAAVAEGAPARPVQARAGLQLLAAHDLADAPQADLLLVPGGVVDAPLASGATLQWIARQAAGARLVASVCTGVFLLAASGVVTDQAVTTHWEDLADLRERFPALEVREGVRWVDGGRILSSAGISAGIDMSLHLVERLAGRELAERTARQMDYAWTHNPP from the coding sequence ATGAGTTCTTCACCGGGCGCCGCGCTGCGCGTGCTGATCCTGGCCTTCGACGGCATCGAGGCCCTGGACTTCGCGGGCCCGTTCGAGGTGTTCACCACCGCGAGCCGCGTGCACCGGCGGCTGCGGCCGGACGAACCGGCGCCCTTCGAGGTCGCGGCCGTGGCCGAGGGCGCGCCCGCGCGGCCGGTGCAGGCGCGCGCCGGGCTGCAGCTGCTGGCCGCGCACGACCTGGCCGATGCGCCGCAGGCCGACCTGCTGCTCGTGCCCGGCGGCGTGGTCGACGCGCCGCTCGCGAGCGGCGCCACGCTGCAGTGGATCGCACGGCAGGCCGCGGGTGCGCGGCTGGTGGCCTCGGTCTGCACCGGCGTCTTCCTGCTCGCGGCCAGCGGCGTGGTCACCGACCAGGCCGTCACCACGCACTGGGAGGACCTGGCCGATCTGCGCGAGCGCTTCCCCGCGCTCGAGGTGCGCGAAGGCGTGCGCTGGGTCGACGGCGGCCGGATCCTGAGCTCGGCCGGCATCAGCGCCGGCATCGACATGAGCCTGCATCTGGTCGAGCGCCTGGCCGGCCGCGAACTGGCCGAGCGCACCGCGCGCCAGATGGACTACGCATGGACGCACAACCCACCCTGA
- a CDS encoding isochorismatase family protein, which translates to MKTCLIVIDAQESFRQRPYWDESLAAPYLAAQNALIAGAAEAGLPIVRVYHVDGPSTPANPFAVESGFVRPIEGLAGFEAAGTFTKHRHSALVNSGLDIWLTQQGIGRLIVSGIRTEQCCETTTRHASDLGWEVDYVTDATLTFDMTQPDGTPLPAADIKARTATVLAGRFATICNVAQALERAA; encoded by the coding sequence ATGAAGACCTGTCTGATTGTGATCGACGCCCAGGAATCGTTCCGCCAGCGCCCGTACTGGGACGAAAGCCTCGCGGCGCCCTACCTCGCGGCGCAGAACGCGCTGATCGCCGGCGCGGCCGAGGCCGGCCTGCCGATCGTGCGCGTCTACCACGTCGACGGCCCGAGCACCCCCGCCAACCCCTTCGCGGTCGAATCGGGCTTCGTGCGGCCGATCGAGGGCCTGGCCGGCTTCGAGGCCGCCGGCACCTTCACCAAACACCGCCACAGCGCGCTGGTCAACAGCGGGCTCGACATCTGGCTCACCCAGCAGGGCATCGGCCGGCTGATCGTGAGCGGCATCCGCACCGAGCAGTGCTGCGAGACCACCACGCGCCACGCCTCCGACCTGGGCTGGGAGGTCGACTACGTGACCGACGCCACGCTGACCTTCGACATGACGCAGCCCGACGGCACGCCGCTCCCGGCCGCCGACATCAAGGCCCGCACCGCGACCGTGCTGGCGGGGCGCTTCGCGACGATCTGCAACGTGGCGCAGGCGCTGGAGCGCGCGGCATGA
- a CDS encoding AI-2E family transporter, with amino-acid sequence MTKPLPTAPIAPVPPRSAPRNVVIASYLLMLAGLMLVMWQHLLPGLLCACIGFLATRFFARLIGRGLARVAPLRARGDGIARVVAVTLVLLAPIALITLGLSQAREYIIDAPDQYRELLDYTARTVLELRLKLPPEIAVYLPEGAAEIQRMVANYMRAQAGMLALTGRAWLGALLFAYVGLIIGGLAAVAHARGPRRPLSEELHQRITMFGQAFGQIVAAQFWIAAFNTLLTAIFLLVLMPLWGPHLPYTPALITLTFVAGLVPIVGNLVCNAVITLVALSVSPVTAAACLAFLILIHKAEYVINAKVVGSRTQMSVWELLAVMFVAEAVFGPAGLVAAPLFYAYLKKELQAGGLV; translated from the coding sequence ATGACCAAGCCCCTGCCCACCGCCCCCATCGCTCCCGTGCCGCCACGCAGCGCCCCGCGCAACGTGGTGATCGCCAGCTACCTGCTGATGCTCGCGGGCCTGATGCTCGTGATGTGGCAGCACCTGCTGCCGGGCCTGCTGTGCGCCTGCATCGGCTTCCTGGCCACGCGCTTCTTCGCGCGGCTGATCGGGCGCGGCCTCGCTCGCGTCGCGCCGCTGCGCGCGCGCGGCGACGGCATCGCGCGCGTGGTGGCGGTCACGCTGGTGCTGCTGGCGCCGATCGCGCTGATCACGCTGGGGCTCTCGCAGGCGCGGGAATACATCATCGACGCGCCCGACCAGTACCGCGAACTTCTCGACTACACGGCGCGCACGGTGCTCGAGCTGCGGCTGAAGCTGCCGCCCGAGATCGCGGTCTACCTGCCCGAGGGCGCGGCCGAGATCCAGCGCATGGTGGCGAACTACATGCGCGCCCAGGCCGGCATGCTGGCGCTCACCGGCCGGGCCTGGCTCGGGGCGCTGCTGTTCGCCTACGTGGGACTGATCATCGGCGGGCTGGCCGCGGTGGCGCATGCGCGCGGACCGCGCCGGCCGCTGTCGGAGGAACTGCACCAGCGCATCACGATGTTCGGCCAGGCCTTCGGCCAGATCGTCGCGGCGCAGTTCTGGATCGCCGCCTTCAACACGCTGCTCACCGCCATCTTCCTGCTGGTGCTGATGCCGCTGTGGGGCCCGCACCTGCCCTACACGCCCGCGCTGATCACCCTGACCTTCGTCGCCGGGCTGGTGCCGATCGTGGGCAACCTGGTGTGCAACGCGGTGATCACGCTGGTGGCGCTGTCGGTGTCGCCGGTCACGGCCGCGGCCTGCCTGGCCTTCCTGATCCTGATCCACAAGGCCGAGTACGTGATCAACGCCAAGGTGGTGGGCAGCCGCACGCAGATGAGCGTGTGGGAACTGCTGGCGGTGATGTTCGTGGCCGAGGCGGTGTTCGGCCCGGCCGGGCTGGTGGCGGCGCCGCTGTTCTACGCCTACCTCAAGAAAGAGCTGCAGGCCGGCGGCCTGGTCTGA
- the purM gene encoding phosphoribosylformylglycinamidine cyclo-ligase → MTSPLPTPLSYKDAGVDIDAGDALVDRIKPLAKKTMREGVLAGIGGFGALFEVPKRYKEPVLVSGTDGVGTKLKLAFEWNMHDTVGIDLVAMSVNDVLVQGAEPLFFLDYFACGKLDVDTAAAVVGGIARGCELSGCALIGGETAEMPGMYPAGEYDLAGFAVGAVEKSKILTGQNVKPGDVVLGLASAGVHSNGFSLVRKVIERAGADLPATLDGKPFREAVMEPTHLYVKPVLEALGKHPIKALAHITGGGLLENIPRVLPEGTAAHLKKGSWPQTELFAWLQKVAGIDDIEMNRTFNNGIGMVVVIDAAEAAACAATLRAAGETVHEIGVIAERGQGAAVVVA, encoded by the coding sequence ATGACCTCCCCTCTGCCCACTCCGCTCAGCTACAAGGACGCCGGCGTCGATATCGATGCCGGCGACGCGCTGGTCGACCGCATCAAGCCGCTCGCGAAGAAAACCATGCGCGAAGGCGTGCTGGCCGGCATCGGCGGTTTCGGCGCGCTGTTCGAGGTGCCCAAGCGCTACAAGGAGCCGGTGCTGGTGAGCGGCACCGACGGCGTGGGCACCAAGCTCAAGCTGGCCTTCGAATGGAATATGCACGACACGGTCGGCATCGACCTGGTGGCCATGAGCGTCAACGACGTGCTGGTGCAGGGCGCCGAGCCGCTGTTCTTCCTCGACTACTTCGCCTGCGGCAAGCTCGACGTCGACACCGCCGCGGCGGTGGTGGGCGGCATCGCGCGCGGCTGCGAGCTCTCGGGCTGCGCGCTGATCGGCGGCGAAACCGCCGAAATGCCCGGCATGTACCCGGCCGGCGAGTACGACCTGGCGGGCTTCGCGGTCGGCGCGGTCGAGAAATCGAAGATCCTGACCGGCCAGAACGTCAAGCCCGGCGACGTGGTGCTGGGGCTGGCCTCGGCCGGCGTGCATTCCAACGGTTTCAGCCTGGTGCGCAAGGTGATCGAGCGCGCCGGCGCAGACCTGCCCGCCACGCTCGACGGCAAGCCCTTCCGCGAGGCCGTGATGGAGCCCACCCACCTCTACGTGAAGCCGGTGCTCGAGGCGCTCGGCAAGCACCCGATCAAGGCGCTGGCCCACATCACCGGCGGCGGCCTGCTCGAGAACATCCCGCGCGTGCTGCCCGAAGGCACGGCCGCCCACCTGAAGAAGGGCAGCTGGCCGCAGACCGAGCTGTTCGCCTGGCTGCAGAAGGTGGCCGGCATCGACGACATCGAGATGAACCGCACCTTCAACAACGGCATCGGCATGGTGGTGGTGATCGACGCGGCCGAGGCCGCCGCCTGCGCCGCCACGCTGCGCGCCGCCGGCGAGACGGTGCACGAGATCGGCGTCATCGCCGAGCGCGGCCAGGGCGCGGCCGTGGTCGTCGCCTGA
- the hda gene encoding DnaA regulatory inactivator Hda: MNLPGMKQLALDIGIATGPSFDAFFAGPNEAALRHLQLWVGGAGSPALHSPVPTYLWGESGSGKTHLLESVRVALREQGASVGWLHAGLLEPPEFDERWVAVLLDDVHLYTAVQQHAAFNWFVNAQSLQRGVVAAGALPPADLPLREDLRTRLGWGHVFHLQVLGESERRAVLRQAADARGVMLSDDVLDYMLHRFSRDLGSLMELLTQLDGYALQTQRAITIPLIRSMLENE, encoded by the coding sequence ATGAACCTTCCCGGGATGAAACAGCTCGCGCTCGATATCGGCATCGCGACGGGCCCCAGCTTCGACGCCTTCTTTGCCGGCCCGAACGAGGCGGCGCTGCGGCACCTGCAACTGTGGGTGGGCGGCGCCGGCAGTCCGGCGCTCCACTCGCCCGTGCCCACCTACCTGTGGGGCGAAAGCGGCAGCGGCAAGACCCATCTGCTCGAATCGGTGCGCGTGGCGCTGCGCGAGCAGGGCGCCAGCGTGGGCTGGCTGCACGCCGGCCTGCTGGAGCCGCCCGAGTTCGACGAGCGCTGGGTCGCCGTGCTGCTCGACGACGTGCACCTCTACACCGCCGTGCAGCAGCACGCGGCCTTCAACTGGTTCGTCAACGCGCAGAGCCTGCAGCGTGGCGTGGTGGCCGCGGGCGCGCTGCCGCCGGCCGACCTGCCGCTGCGCGAGGACCTGCGCACCCGGCTCGGCTGGGGCCACGTGTTCCACCTGCAGGTGCTCGGCGAGAGCGAACGACGCGCCGTGCTGCGCCAGGCCGCCGATGCGCGCGGCGTGATGCTGTCCGACGATGTCCTCGACTACATGCTGCACCGCTTCAGCCGCGACCTCGGCAGCCTGATGGAGCTGCTCACGCAGCTCGACGGCTATGCGCTGCAGACGCAACGCGCGATCACCATTCCGTTGATCCGCTCCATGCTCGAAAACGAATAA
- the folK gene encoding 2-amino-4-hydroxy-6-hydroxymethyldihydropteridine diphosphokinase, producing the protein MAIGANLGDAAAAVRAAMLAIGAIERTTVTASSSLYRSAPVDATGPDFINAVVAVRTGLTAEALLADLQLLELEAGRERSFPNAPRTLDLDLLTHGNTVKDTPALTLPHPRMRERAFVLKPLAEIAPDKVPRAALARVSKQVIERLRDTDASA; encoded by the coding sequence ATCGCGATCGGCGCCAACCTCGGCGATGCCGCCGCGGCGGTGCGCGCCGCGATGCTCGCCATCGGCGCGATCGAGCGCACCACCGTGACGGCCAGTTCCTCGCTCTATCGCAGCGCGCCGGTCGATGCCACCGGCCCCGACTTCATCAACGCCGTGGTCGCGGTGCGCACCGGCCTCACGGCCGAGGCGCTGCTGGCCGACCTGCAGCTGCTCGAGCTCGAGGCCGGCCGCGAGCGCTCGTTCCCGAACGCGCCGCGCACGCTCGACCTCGACCTGCTGACGCACGGCAACACGGTCAAGGACACGCCCGCGCTCACGCTGCCGCATCCGCGCATGCGCGAGCGCGCCTTCGTGCTCAAGCCGCTGGCCGAGATCGCGCCCGACAAGGTGCCGCGGGCCGCGCTGGCGCGCGTGTCGAAGCAGGTCATCGAGCGGCTGCGCGACACAGACGCCAGCGCCTGA
- a CDS encoding DUF47 domain-containing protein, with amino-acid sequence MFGKLLPREGNFFEMFNQHAERIVEAARAFEQLVTNYNDVHLREQYNRDVDNAERAADRVTHDVNRLIHKTFITPIDREQIHKLINTMDDVADLIQDSAETMALYDVRHMTDEIVRLTTLSVKCCDRLKDAVKYLGKIADPAVAEATLKTCEEIDRLESDADRVMRSAMSKLFREEPDVREVIKLKAIYELLETITDKCEDVANVIEGIVLENS; translated from the coding sequence ATGTTCGGCAAGCTGCTGCCCCGCGAGGGCAATTTCTTCGAGATGTTCAACCAGCACGCCGAGCGCATCGTCGAGGCGGCCCGGGCCTTCGAGCAACTCGTCACCAACTACAACGACGTGCACCTGCGCGAGCAGTACAACCGCGACGTCGACAACGCCGAGCGCGCGGCCGACCGCGTCACGCACGACGTCAACCGGCTGATCCACAAGACCTTCATCACGCCGATCGACCGCGAGCAGATCCACAAGCTCATCAACACCATGGACGACGTGGCCGACCTGATCCAGGACTCGGCCGAGACCATGGCGCTGTACGACGTGCGCCACATGACCGACGAGATCGTGCGCCTCACCACGCTGAGCGTGAAGTGCTGCGACCGCCTCAAGGACGCCGTGAAGTACCTCGGCAAGATCGCCGACCCGGCCGTGGCCGAGGCCACCCTGAAGACCTGCGAGGAGATCGACCGCCTCGAGTCCGACGCCGACCGCGTGATGCGCAGCGCCATGAGCAAGCTGTTCCGCGAGGAGCCCGACGTGCGCGAGGTCATCAAGCTCAAGGCGATCTACGAGCTGCTCGAGACGATCACCGACAAGTGCGAGGACGTGGCCAACGTGATCGAGGGCATCGTCCTCGAGAACTCCTGA